The Bactrocera dorsalis isolate Fly_Bdor chromosome 2, ASM2337382v1, whole genome shotgun sequence region ATGTTCATCGACAATTTTCGCGAAATACTCATAAAGAAATTTATTCGCCTCCGTCAAAACATCATAGGCGCTCCATTTGGGAAATATAAAGCGAATCCACGGTATTACAGATAGCATTTTCCCATAATCATCACCGTTGCGCTGAAATTGCATACCCATTTTAATCAATTGCAATACCTCGCCCTGTTCTGAACGTGGCCGTCGCTCATTCATCATGATGTGAAAGAAGGAGTTGTATGTGAACGGGCTAAATAAATTTGGCACACAAACTCTATAGCCGCCGGGCTTTGATATTTCTCGTTCATGCGTATAACGTGGACCATTTCGAATAAGATCTAAAAGATCAGTTATCTCCTCTTGAATGACTGATTCAAGTTCAGCGTAGCGTCGACCAAAACCGAAATCACGAAGATAGCGTAAAATGAAACGACGCTGTTCTTTCCACACTGGACCGTCACGGAAGAAGATGCCTACAAAATAAAGGAATATGTATAAAGTTCTGTAAGTATATTAACCTATTACTAATTTACTAGCTACTGCCATAAATAATAtgcttaaatatttcatttgtttctCTACTGGTTGGTTATTTATGTGCTCTGTTAAAGAAGTGTGTCTGTATGTTGTAATTTAAACTCCATAAATAAACTAATTCGCGTTTAGAAAgatcatatacacatacatatatacatacatatgtatgtatatgcaaaaatatacaaacatttgaaggcttatatatttaattatgaataATCCCATTATCtaattgtatttcaaaattgGTTTCTAGTGATTAGCgaaaatatgtacgtatatgaatatatatgtacatattttaaaatatatattgttatatgtgcatacatgtatacatatgtatatttaatttaaaatgtttaatttctgTTGTGTTTATTCCTGCTCCCTATCTTTTCGTATGTCACCATCAATCATTCCATTGACATTATTTTCAGCAGAGATGCACTTTAGACTCATGTGTagtttaaatttctatagcttaCAGAACGACAGTAAGACacctattaaaatttattacaattacaaaaaatttggcgataaatttaaaattattattaataaaaaaataaataaataacaaaaaagtaaaaagtgttttaattttaaaaatatttttaatcataaaaaaacaatgaagtAAAAAGAACTTTagcttaaaagttttaaattagatgtgaaaatttagagaaaaatggttattataaaaaatttatgtttccaaaaaaaatttttatgaaaattgttcaaatattttttattaaaaaagcaaaaatttcatCTATACACGCAAAGAAactataaagtaaaaaattcagaaataaataataaaaaaaaaaaaatgttaaaaataacaaaaacgttATCGTTATATACATTCATCAAggttgcaataaattttttcaaacatcgAGAATTTGTGTTCGTAAAGTGTTAAAGTGTCTACTGcttcattttttttacattgttatatgaaaaacttattaaatattacccattttttattatctttggcgATACCTTTATTTAATGGCATAATATGTTCTCTACTCACCCAACAATTCATCCTTCGGTGCACGCATCTCTGCTAAAAATATTTCTGGACGTCCATCAAATTCTCGCCTATTCAAAACTTCCCTTACGCCCTCGTAATTATGCACCGCCACAACGGGAAAGCTGCCGACATGAAAGCCCACAATATCAGACTTATACCACTTGGTGAACTTCAAAACACCTTTATGCAAGTATTTCTTATTAGCCAGCATCATGAATAAATAACTGCCAAAGAGCGGTATGCGCGGCGGACCTTAAAGGGTGGcatcaacacaaaaaaaaacttcacattaatttccaaaaagaaaattaaatttaaagaaaaaactaacCCGGCGGAAATCCTTCGGGACGGCCAACTGCATAGCGATAGGATAAGTAAAGAGAGAACACGGTACAAATGCATAAAAGTATTTCCGTTAACATTTCCTAAATGCTACTTCGCGATTTGTATGACATTAACACGTCGAATCAAAGCAATGAATGTTGAAGATCAACTGAATTGCTCTACTTGTTGACACTTTGTTTTTGTACGCCAGCGCTTCCAGTGCAGTCGGACTGCGCGCAGAATAATCTGATCGTGACGCAATCTAGCTCCTTTCTGCAGAGTTCACTTCCATATATTCCATGTACCGATAGgcctatatacaatatatgattgtatgtaaataacgtacatacatatgttttctcTGCATTTATTGCTTGTCTTGCGCTGACACGTGTTGGTCTCTTGGCAATTAATCAGCCAAGAAAGGCGAGAAACTCATTtagcatttgttttttttacctTTGTGATGTACGAACTCTGCAATAaatgctttttaaataaaatatttaaatttaattatctaTTGAAATTCACTTGTTGGAATATTGATAACGTTTATTTTACTAAAGGacttgtaaagaaaaaaatttagttttttagaaCCCTGAACCACcatttgagtaaaaataaatctaaattttttgagAATAATGTAGATTGGTCTATCTCTTTGTTGTACATCATTCGTCTGAGTATTCTATGAAcccaattttttcgaaatattgtatttaatccTTTAATCCTATGTaagtaaaaaagtatatttttttttgttttcgaagttGGCTTCCAAAATCGCAATTTTTGACattgaaattcgaaatttaGGTTTAATAGTAATAATGATTATTAATTATCGCAAGTaacctaataaaaaaaaaaaataaaactattgcCTCATATACGCTTTCTATTTATTGCAATGGCCAAAAAGCCATTTTTCGGTAAAGCTTACGTGTATGAATGCTGTACGGGGTCAAAATtggttcttcaaaaaaaaaaaaaaaaaaaaaaattatttttaggaacatttttctttaatttcaacGGCGTGTGGGTGGTTAAgcatctttttttcttttttttctatttatttacttaaattgaCGAATTATTTGAACTATCATTCATTCTTATCTTCACCATCAGTGTTATCTTCATCAATAAGCTCAACTCTACTTTAAAATTCAGTTGATTTTTATTGTAAGCCGCATTCATAgcttttatttgctttcatTTCGATTTTGCCATTATGAGGTTGTAGATACCTGTAGCTGCATTTATAGCCACGCGCGAAACTGATAACGCTTCTTTAAGAAGTATGATCTCTCTGGTCATTCACACTTAAGAACCTAATTAGTAtatattagtatgtatgtatgtatgtatgtgcttattttCACAGAGTAAATTAtgcgaaattaatttaaacttgtatacatacattgtactatatggaatatacatatatttcactcCTATAAAGAGTGGAAGGACTTCATTTCAagtttcgaattatttttttttttcataaattttaagaaaataaggtATAAAgattgatccatttcgaggttccttactttttaaaagaaagaacacagaaacttcaaatttaatggaaaacatttattatcattcgaaagaacatatgTACTTTGGCatctattttttgaagattatctctttcaaatgttgactgTGGCTACagctcagatggtccatcccttgagcccaattttcgatgacttgttcgagcatttcgactggtaaccagcgaatgacacgcatgatgtgttgctccaaggcctgaagcGAACCGTGAtggtccgcatagactttacactttacatatccccacaggaaaaagtttaatggTAAAATATCGCACGATCTTATTTTTGAAGTGTTCTTTCGACAAATTCTTTGACTGATGTGATGTGTGGAGAGTAGCGTTGTCTTGTGAAACCAAAtgccgccgagatcacgagcttcaatttctggCGTCAAATAGTTGGATATCAAGGCTCGGTAACGGTCGCC contains the following coding sequences:
- the LOC105231048 gene encoding probable cytochrome P450 304a1: MLTEILLCICTVFSLYLSYRYAVGRPEGFPPGPPRIPLFGSYLFMMLANKKYLHKGVLKFTKWYKSDIVGFHVGSFPVVAVHNYEGVREVLNRREFDGRPEIFLAEMRAPKDELLGIFFRDGPVWKEQRRFILRYLRDFGFGRRYAELESVIQEEITDLLDLIRNGPRYTHEREISKPGGYRVCVPNLFSPFTYNSFFHIMMNERRPRSEQGEVLQLIKMGMQFQRNGDDYGKMLSVIPWIRFIFPKWSAYDVLTEANKFLYEYFAKIVDEHIATYDECSERNFLDLYIKQMKLEHAEQQVDVYYRTQFIMGLIDFAFPAFTALGVQMTFLLQHLLLQPEVMKRIQAEIDEVVGRGRLPTLEDRKNLHFTEAAVREGLRIETLVPSDVPHKALVDTELMGYKIPKDTIVVPSLYAFHADERTWGDPQTFRPERFLDENGKLSLKKDVSLPFGAGKRLCAGETFARNMLFLLTASLCQNFNFTLGPEDSLPDLSKNFNGLITTPYDFWLQLEERN